Part of the Lampris incognitus isolate fLamInc1 chromosome 1, fLamInc1.hap2, whole genome shotgun sequence genome is shown below.
TCATTCCAGCTTCTGTACAATAAACCAAGCAGCATTTCTTTCATTGCCATGTTTTAAACCCCACCCAGCTCTGTTTAGTTCTGGATGGAAGAGGAACAGCCAAATGACCTACAAGTTTCAAAAGCTGAAATTCATTTGAAATAAATGGTAATCAGTGGGATGCAAGCATTCTGAATGGCAGTGAACCATTAGGGAAAAGGCTTTAGTAAGACTTGTCACAGCTGTATTTAAAGACTGTTAATGACAGTACGACCGCCTTTTGCCAATACATAATACGTGGCATTATTGGCTATTGTGTCCTGAGACGGTTGGGTGTGTTCTCTTCAATCAAGCCGATAAACTTTAGCACTAGATTAATAATGTGCTTTCATTTTATAATAACAAAATAAGAATAATTGTGTTtgcctagttgtgtgtgtgtgtgtgtgtgtgtgtgtgtgtgtgtgtgtgtgtgtgtgtgtgtgtgtgtgtgtgtgtgtgtgtgtgtgtgtgtgtgattatgatTCGATTCCTGTTCTGAAAGGTTAATCCCTGTCTTTGTTTTCAGATATGTCTCCTCCAGGAAACAAACGGAGAAGAGCTCTAAGAGGAAGAGGAGTACTCACTCCCGTTCACGCTCGAAGAGCAAGAATAGGagtgagagggagaagagagcgaCGGAGAGAAGTCTGACGCCTGGTCGAAAACAACAGACAGGTGGAGATATTCCGCAACagtgctttttttaaaaatttttttttagctttttatAATAAGGTTGGTTATTGTTAATGTGAAAAAAGGTGACCTAGTTTTGTGGCAATAAAAAGGAAAATTTAAATTCTCTTACAGAAGCTGGGATGCTTTCAGCTCCCCTCACCTCCTCTGTGAGCACCTTAGACGGCCATCACCCGACCAACACCTCTTCCCCCTCCTCCGCCGAGCAAGCTCGCCACACCCATCAGAGCCCTGTCAAGAAGGATTGCGACACAGGCAATCAGGTAAGAGAGGAGGTGATCAGTGGAGCAGCAAATAATCCAGAGGAGACCACTAAAACCAGTCCACAGGATGATGAGGTAGCGAGTTGCCTCTCAAAATCCTTTATTTTGTTTTCCCTAAATTCACTTAAAGGTCACTGTGGTCAATCACCCCCAGTCACGCATGTTTGTAAATCTTGTTtcccaggggcgtccaggtggcgtggcggtctattccgttgcctaccaacatggggatcgccagtttgaatccctgtgttacctctgccttggtcgggcgtccctatagacacaattggccgtgtctgctggtgggaagccggatgtgggtatgtgtcctggtcactgtactagcgcctcctctgatcgatctcggggcacctgttcgggggggaggggtaactggggggaatagcaagatcctcccacgcgctatgtccctccggtgaaactcctcactgtcaggtgaaaagaatcggctggaggaggcatgtggtagtctgcagccctccccggatcggcaaagggggtgagcagcgaccaggatggctcggaagagtggggtaattggccaagtacaattggggaggaaaaggggggggggtctaatttCCTTTTCAAGAAGTATAACTTTAATGGTATTGTACAgtacatatgtgtatgtatgtttttaCAGGAACCTGATTTCTTAAGGAACCTTGAGAACTGTATCACCTTAGATGAGCCAGATGAGTCGTCTCCTGATGGTTTGTATTACTGACTTACGTCTCCACTTCCTGTCCAGGAAACATGAACAAAACATTTGAAAGGATAGTGGCagtttttctgtctctgtgtaaGGCTAGGGCTAAATGGTCGGCATTCACGTTAACTCAAATTACAGAATTTGTGTATCTTGATTGGAGATGTGGTTCACAGCACAATACATAAATGAAATGTACCAAACTACACAACTGTGGATCTTTCAGGAATTTATCTTGCAGATAAATAAGTTTATGATGCACAAATGAAGACTCCACTATGTGTAAATTTGGAGCTTCTGTGTCACCATGTTAAATCAGtgaaacaagcaaaaacaaaccaaaaacccaTTCGTCAGCACTTAAACCAGTCTCAGCTTAAAAACATTTTACCAACCGGTTGTAACATTTTGTTTTCTATGTCTTTGTAGAAGAAAGACCAGATGATGACCCCGAGGTGAGAAAAATAAGCCAAACATTCCTGTCACTCTTCCTGTTGTTCATTGAACAGGACAAGATCTGAGCGGCTCTAAGCTGGCATGTTAATGGAAGCTGCTACACTGCTTTGTGTTCCAGGTTGAATGTGGTCTGAGCAGGGTGCTGGTCTTCAGAAACCTCAGCCAGAGTCAATTCGCAGATGAGGACTTTCTCAAGGTTGTTCAGGACTATGGCAAAGTGACACGCTACATCCTCCTCCATACTACACAAGAGGTCTGATctgtttgtgtgcgcgcgtgtgcgtgcgcacgcaaGTGCATGTTCAATTTTACATTTGTGAGTTGTGAGTAGAGATGCCATCTTTTATGTCTTCCTTGTCTTTCTGTGTTTCAGGCTTTAGTTGAGATGTGTAGCTCTTCTACTGCAATGAGAGCAGCGAGGGAAATCCATAATAAGAAAACCAGCTTCATGGGAGAGCCCTTAATGCCACGGATGTCTAAGAAGTACAAACGGCTTTTACCTGGGTGAGTACAAATAAAGACATAgaatgatgaatggatggacagaATAATACACACACAGGAGAACTTTAACTCCACCAGGCAACTGAGGCCTTTTTTACAGCCGGTAAAAATATTAACATCCACGTTGGAGGGCATGAGGAACAAGGCGACAAAGAGAGTGAGAAAACAAAACCATGAACTACTACAACTacatttggctgctcccattaggggtcgccacagcggatcatccttttccatctcttcctgtcctctgcatcttcctctgtcacgccagccacctgcatgtcctccctcaccacatccataaacctcctctttggccttcatcttttcctctaccctggcagctccatattcagcatccttcttccaatatacccagcgtctctcctccacacatgtccaagccatctcaatcttgcctcttgctttgtctccaaaccgtccaacctgagctgtccctctaatatacttgttcgtaatcctgtccttcttcatcatgcccaatgaaaattttagcatcttcaactgctccaatctccaaagtcatcctacagaccatcatccaatgctgcctagccatgttctcccctgtcaccaccaacCAAACCATGAATGCTgatcctttatatatatattttttacttCACCTCAGGTGGAGTGGCAGCACAGCTAAGGAACCATTAGGCTCCAAACCCAATGAAATATCCTCAGAAACAACAGGCCAGGAAAAGAATCTTGAAGAAGAGAAGACCAAAAAAAGTAGTGTCCCAATCCCAATGGACAAGAAGACTAAAGAAGAAGAGCGTTTGTCAGGGAATACCAACGACGAACAGAGGGGTGTTTGCTCGGAAAAGTCCTCTGATTGCAGAGAGGTCCCAGGTGAGGCTAGGGCAGTAAAGGACCCCGTCCTCAGTGTCACAGATCCAGAGAATATGGATGAAACAAACAGGAGGAATGAGGAGGAAATGGAGAACGAGGCCCTTCCCTCCACAGCCTCGGTGGAACAGAAAGTGGAGGGAATGATGGAGGTGAAGACTAAAAGGCCTGGACAGCAAGAAGGGACTTGTGGGAAGGTGCCAGAGGAAGGATATGACGCTGCCAAACCTCAAACCCGGACCAGGGGGAGAAGAAAGGCTGCCAGAGGGTAAGAACTAAGACCTGTCAACAGAGGAGAtggttttgtttttggatttgttGCTTATATGCATTTCTGATGTCCTCGTGCTACTTCCACAACCCATCACCGGCAAATTTAAGACTCACTTTTAAACAATGTATTGGATTCTCTGAATGCAGTAAAAAAAACCTGTCAGACCTCAAGTTTTGAAATTTTATGAAATGATTTTGTTTAAAATTAGTGTCAATAAAGGTAATGAAGAAAGATGGCTTGATTAATGTACACGTGCCGCAGTGGGCAGTTGTGTGTCACCATTTaccaagaggaaaaaaaaacaaatgggaAAAGATGTCGAGTAAGACATTTTTCTCAAACTCTACAGTAGGAGTCcttcagagagggggggggggcgtacaggtggcatagcagtctattctgttgcctaccaacacggggatcgctggttcgaattcccgtgttacctccagcttggttgggcatccctacagacacaattggctgtgtctgtgggtgggaagccggatgtgggtatgtgccctggttgctgcactaacgcgtcctctggttggttggggcccctgtccagggggagggggaactggggggaatagcgtgatcctcccacgtgctaagtcccctgacgaaactcctcactgtcaggtgaaaagaagcggctggcgactccacgtgtatcagaggaggcatgtagtagtctgcagccctccctggatcagcagaggtggtgagcagtgaccgggacaactcTCGGAAGAGTTGGttatttggccggatacaattggggagaaaaggggggggggggtcaaaaacaaataaaaaaggaGTCCTTCACAGTTTCACATTGACATAAAATTTTACCTTTTTTAtacatctttctgtctgtctttcttaggGAGGAGTTAAAGTTGTCGGTTATCCCAGTGGACTCAGAGAAGAATGCCAAACTCCCAGTtactagaatcaccaggaacaggACTGCTGTAACCCGAGCCACCCCCGTACCAGAATGTGAGCCCACACCTAAGACCCATCGAGACCCTGAGGAAGATGTCTTGCTTAGCAAGAGGGCCAAGAGATATTCTTCTACGAAGAGGACTACAGAGAGCAAGGGAACCTCCGTTCCTCGAACACCTGGTGGACCAGCATCACAGGAAGGTACAGCAAACATGCCACAGAAGAGAGCAGATAGCTCGGTCTTGTCTGCTTCTGGTTCAGAGATGGGAAGTAAAGTAGTTATGGAGGAGACTGGGCCTAAACCAGCCCTACAGGTGGATCAGAAAGCATCAGGACCTGAGGGGAAGAGTGACCAAACACTGGAAGAACATAAAGAAAGGGCATCCGAGAGAAAGACGAATGAGTCTGATCGAGAAACTGGTGATCCATCAGCTTCTGTGCCTGACACAGAAAACACTAAAACCATTTTAGAGAAGAGTGAAATAGCGGTGAATACTGAACTAACTCCGGAAATGGAGATTGACACTGAAAAGCAAACCATGAAAGCAGGGCCATTGTCGGTGCAGAGCAGTCCAGATCCATGGGACCTCATCAGAGACAGTGGTATTGAAGCACCACAACTCCAGACCACAAAGGGCTTCAGGGGGAGAAGACGGAGGGCTGTCAGAGGGTAAGACCTGTCACCAGAGAGAAGATTGTTTTGTTGTTAGATACTTTACATCAATGTATTTCTAATATCCTCATGCTACTGTCATAACCTCATCATCCCAATGTTAAGATTCAGTCTTAATGTGCGGTTTTCTGTAAAAGCAGTAATGCTTGAACATGTAAGCTGATGTTTTAACAATTTGGAAAATTTCACATTGCTTTGTCAGTTTTGTATTTGTTAAACATCAAATTGTATAAAGATATTAAGGAGAGATGACTTGATGTATATCAGAGATAGGTAGTTATTTATGTCActatttaaacaaaaaaaaactattctAAAGGAAGCTGTTGAATGATTTAATTTTCTCAAACTCCAAAGTAAGAATCCTTTAGTGTTTCATATTAAAATATCACCATACCTTCTCTCTTTATCCAACTGTCTGTCTATCAGGCAGAAGTTAAAGGTGTCTTTGGTCCCACTGGAAAACGAGACCAACGCTGAGGTCCCAGTGACAAGTAACACCAGGAAGAGAATCACTCGAGTCCGAGAACTGAAGGTTGAAGACGAATCAGATCCAGTTCAGGATTCATTGGAGGCAAAGGACAGGGCAGAGCTCTCTACTGACAAAGATGACTCACCTACAGATGTTCCTGAAAGAAACAGCAGCAGGCCAGTAAAAAGAAAAGCCTCAGTGATGAGAGGCACATCCAGCAAAACCACTGTGGCCCAGAATGTTACTCAAAGGACAGTTCTCAATGAGGAGGTTACCACAGAAAACCCTGAAAGTCTCAAGGAGCTGTTCTCCAAGTCAGGAGGAGGAAAGGAGGACCAAGAAAAGGAACACACCTGTGGAGTGTTCCGGTCAAACATGGAGGCTGAAACTGCTCAAGACATCGGCTGCAGTGGACCAGCATCACAGGAAGGTTACACAGAGAGACCACAGAAGAACAGAGCAGTGTCATCTGCTTTTGATTCAGAGATGGAAAGTAAACTAGGTATGGGGGAGACTGGACTTGAACCAGCCCTGCAGAGGAACCACGCAGCATCAGGACCAGAGAGGAAGAGTGACCAAACATCAGCAGAGCATAAAGAAAGAGCATCAGGGATGAAGAAGAATGAGTCAGATGCAGAAATTGGTGATGATCCATCAGCTGACACAGCAAAGACTAAAACAAAAGTAGAGAAGAAGATTGAAATAGAAGCAGAGAAAACTGAACCAACACCAGAAACAGAGGCTGAATCCAATGAGAAAACAGTGGGAACAGGGCTGTTTTCAGTGCAGAACAGTCAGGATCCATGTGCCCTCACCAAACCAGTCGGTAAGAAATGAATGCAACTGCCTGTACAGGCAAATGATTTTCACCATTTGACAAATGAACGTAAGCATTTTCACAGCCATGCGAATTCCACAGATATTTGTCTCATTAACGGTCTTAAATCACAAAGTGCTTTGCTTAAGGAAACCTGAGCAGTCATTGCTGAGGTTGGAGAATAAGGTTGTTATTGACATTCCCCAACCTCATGTACCTAGCTGGTCCAAAGGTTTaaagtatttacatttttttgtttgtttaattgtTAATGTACCAAGTTTAACTGAATAGTTCAAGTTAGAGCTGGGTAATATATCGATACAATATTTGTAGTGTGATAATGAGACTAGATATTGTCCATAGTCTTCAAAGCTCTCAGTATCTTCATGTCTTAGCATCTTAAGAAGCCATCAATAGTCATCCCCCAAATTTTTGAGTTTTACTTACTGACTCTTCTCATGTGGAGCAGTGTGGAGAGGAATGGAGATGGAGCTAAACTGTCAGCAGGAGGATTCTGGGAAACTGGAGGAAGAGGAGACCAAGGTTGGAGAACATTGCATCAAAGTTCAGGTGGAACAGAATTCATATTCTGCGGAAAGTGATCCAGAGCTGGATGACCCCGGCAGCCCAGTTGGTAAGATGCTACAGTCAGTAGATGATCCATGACTTTTCTACTCACCATTTCATAGGATGTCATGTTCGTAACCTTCTGTGCTATTTATTTTAGGAGCAGCGCTATAGAATTCCGGTTTGGACTTAGGCAGTCACAAGGTTATTGTGTTCGTGGGAGCATGTTAGCGTGGGTTATCAGAGGAACTATTCCCCTTCACAGAAGTGTTAATTAATTTGATCCATCACACGTCCAGAGGATACGGTAGGAATCCCCTCACCCAAACTACAGAGCATATTATTTCTCTGTGGTAAGGCTGTTGCTATTGGAGGGTTCGAATAGAAAGAGGAAACGATTTAGGTGGGAACACAGGCCTTTATTTGACAATATCTCTGTCTCGGTCTAATATCTCTGTCTCGGTCTTTTGCACTCACACGAGCCGGTGCACTGCCGTACTGGACCAGCTTCCTTGCTCTTTCCGTTTGGGGCTCGTggctcctttttctctctttggtcTGTGTTTTGCCTGTTTCAGCATGCATGTCCATCAAGGTCAGTCCTGGATCCAGCTTCACTGCGGTAGATAAAGCAATTTGTTAATTTGGCACACCTGAGGCCCATCCCTATTGCATCTGCTCTTCTGTGATTCATGCTGTCTCTCTGCTTGCAGCCAAGGATAAACCACGCCCCACTACCACATACCCCCACCACCCAACTTAGGCCAGAGCAACATCTGGCTGACAGCCAACTCTCCTCCCTTGAGTGTGAGAGGAAGTCAGCCATGACCATCTGCGCCCCCCGGCCTATGGACCAGTTTGAACTTAAAGGCTGTAAGGCCAGATACCATTGGGTTATCTGCACATTGGCATCCATcctgagtgatgaagcgtttctctctcagtaaacgttgtgtccagatgaactgatgctcaggggcacagacaggagtattaacccaacatgcatgtctttttgatggtgggaggaaaccggagcacccaaaggaaacccacccaaacacggggagaacatgcaaactccacacaggaaggacctgggatggcctggggttcgaacccaggacctttttgcttttgaggcaacagtgctaaccactgggtcaccgtgttgccctttaaatctcgtcttaaaacttttctttttgtgaaagcttttacaaatgtttgatatttgtttttattcatactgtttattTTTActcatttggtcttattcttatttttttttatttctttgtaaagcactttgaaacattgttttagaaaagtgctatgtgaatattgttattattactattatcattattacataATAGATTGATACTTGTGATCATACTCAGGATAATCAGACTGCCTGGCTGACCACCGGTCCTCTTGATTGTAATATAAGACATGCAGATGCAGATTTTTaccaaatgtgttttttttccaaaacataACTGCTCACATCAGTCTTGCCAATCTTGAGGAACATGCTAACTGAAATAATTATTCTTTAAGTTGCACCAGAAAGCACAATAAGCTGTTTTCTTTGACTTACTCATTAATGTTATTGTTGTTACAGGAATTGAGTTTATCTATCCTGTTACTGGTTACTTCTGCGACCTGTGTGAGGTCATCTGTGTCACTGAGGACGAAGCCAGGGACAAACACTGCACTAGTCTTTCACACCGGCAGATGTTAAAGGTGAGGGTctcctagagcagtgtttctcaaccgggggtccgcggacccctagtggtccgtggtgtaattgcaaggggtccctgaaaataaaatatctttaaaaaaagatactatgacatttatagaaataggattattttactcaaatgtgactgagacctttatctacctaaactataaagggtaacaggacttttttctctaattacatctgtttgacaagtgtaatttattgtattttaataagagatctcgctcccgtttgcattgttaaaagttactgcatcaaaattctgttattacatatatctgaaagttactgaatacatattctgttttgttacatatatctgaaagttactgaatacatattctgtttcgttacatatatctgaaagttactgcataagaattctgttttgttaactatatctaagttacaactgaaagctcttatttttgccccaaagagtgaataaatactgtaatgcaatttaaaatgcaagtttctactgtttctatcaaattgcaacccccctcccccaagatcaggtggaggggtcctcagggtagatcaaaaatacacagggggtccaggaccccaaaaaggttgagaaccactgtcctagAGGATATGAAAACTGAGGCCCGCGGTCTTTTGTGTGTTTGGCTTTAACATCCGGGcttgcgtccaggtagcgtagcggtctattccgttgccaaccaacacagggatagccagtttgaatccctgtgttacctccggcttggtcgggtgtccctacagacgcagttggccgtgtctgcgggtgggaagcagggtgtggatatgtgtcctggtcgctgcactagcgactcctctggtcggtcggagtgcctgttcgggggggaggaggaactagggggaatagcgtgatcctcccacgcgctacatccccatggcgaaactcctcactgtcaggtgaaaagaagcggctggcgactccacatgtatcggaggaggcatgtggtagtctgcagccctcctcggatcggtggGGGgcggggtggagcggtgaccaggacggctcggaagagtggagtcattaattgtccagatacaattggagagaaaagggggggaggatccaaaaaaaattttttttttgctgtatgcTGTCTCTTATAGCTTAACATGGCCTAAAAAATCATTTGAGTACTGAGAGTTTTGGTGCAACACAACACCATTTTGAATTCCTGACTGGTTTGGAGAAGTGTTTTGTTACTTAAGTTTGCGTATGCCCTTTCTACCCTATGTGTTCATTTATTTAAATCATATATCACATAATTTGTTACACATAAAAGTGTAAACTAAATGATTTTCTTCTCTTTCAGAAGCACGCTAGTGAGAAGAACGGCTCTGCACTGTAAAACGTCCACCATGGCGGAGGGGTCACGTTGAGGGTCCAGCCTGTGACGGTCTTGATGCTAACATTAACGGCAGAAGGCTTTGACCTGGTTCCTACTGTCAACTCAGACCCAGAAAAGTCTCCCAAGTTTAGGTTTGTTTATTCCAGGCGTGAAAAAAGTGACAAAACATGCTGCCTGGCGTGTCAGAATTTGTTTGCTAGGATTTCAATAGAAACTTGCTGCTGCTACGTGTATCTTCCTTGTGAATAAGTTTATGATTGAATGGGCGTCCTGTTGTCAGAGGGTTACTGTTGAGGAATGGATATGTGAAAGAAAATTAATAAAACAGTTGTTGTTTATTCATTTGTTGTatattattgtgtaactgtctctCGATACCATGTTGGTAAAAATCTGCTCTTAAAGGAGGTCTGTGTCTGGTGCTAGGCTCTTGAATCCTCCAGAAAGGAGAGGGGTAAGGAATATTCCAGATGGGGGTTAGGAAGCGGTTTTTCCCTGCCAGTTTTCTTAAACTCTTAACTGTCCTGTTACTGTGGTGCTGCAAGGAGCTGTCGTGAGATAAATCCTATGGGGAGCTCTCCGAGAGGGCTCCGAGCCTGCTTACGTTTTACTAACCTCGCGGTTCCTTGTAATTCTGTATAGCCCCTTAACTGACCATGATACAACGTACAGTGAAAACGTGTGGTTTAAGTTGACCAGTGAGTAAGCTAGAACTAGTTTCAATTGCAAAGTGTACTAGtcacaggatttgggaatggttgcaattgcagcattgtaagatggagacagatgtactcttagcccccccccctcccaatggGGGGTACTCCCCAAGAGTCCTACAAcagggagtcaaaaaggccatctatgtgaagagggaacgaccatccctgaaccgatttTATTTCAAAACATGTAGATAAGCAGGATATAATGTACAGATAAGccactgccaataatctgaagtgatcgacAAACGCACACATCAGACTCAGCGAACAGACCTCCGTATgcgtcagattatttgttacatgttggaaaaggagtaggcggAAGTttgcactgattttttttttcctacccctgcTCAGCTACTCTCAATTCAGCTTTTGTACAcgacaaactcaattcccactgtactgtatagttcaaactcaatgcaagttgtgctgcacaatacaaactcacctaCTGTGAAAAATAAGAGAAAATAAACATCAAAACAcgagggaaagagaaaaaaaaggaaggaaaatcaCATCTTATTGTCATGTACCAGGAATAAATAGAGTTTAATActatgtacaacccaaatatccactcggtgtcatagaaagaaaaatgaaagaaaaaaaaagcattaagaaatgtttagagataagtAAAACtgtaacagttaacacaactctgtcatccctatatctcttgataatcagtcctttgcaCTGCGTAATGTCTGTGCTTTGGGTTCCATGCTCAAACTTCCACAATTGTACCCCACAgactgaaatgcccatgctcttatGAGTTGTACAagcacataatttcttgaagtttaatgtcTCAAATTATATCCCCCTTCTCTGAGAACATTTTTGTATATTTCTCGGTAGTAGATCGTTTCTTGCTTTGaatattatttgtgctgtgttaaattctactaaatccctgaacttcaggCCACTTTACTTTAGAAATAGCTTGTTGATGTGTTCATGATGTCTTGCATTGCTggctatccttatggctcttttttggtaGTACACATAATGGTTGTCAGTACAAGGAAGTACAAATTGTGTTGTCATGGTATTCAAACGAGAAAGGTGCTGTTGTTGAAACGGAATATATCCCCAAAACAACACGAAGTGATAGTTGGGCATGATCGTGGCACTAAAGGAGAGGTTATGGCGGTCATATAAAGCAATAGTGCTCTTCCTGCAGCACATTTCAAAACGTTCAAATAGAAAATAATGGAATCACtcgtgtaaccggttactttgttgcccggtgcgggattcgatacgaggtgtactgcaccacaaggcgacgtcgctaaccgctcggctaaagggtcagacccgttagctaggggctaacgtgtgttattagtagtttacactcgcTAATGGAAAGTTTAACCTAATACAGGgtttaaaacaagaaaaatttctgagcctgaaagctgtccgGAGAAATTTGTACCATGCACTCAATTAAAAGGAAATGGACATATGTTCGTATGTAGTTTGGGGTCAAGACGtggcgctgtgccctcacagggtaccgatggaaacgctcaaatccgctgcggcgacccctgggaaacggaacGAACCGAACGACGAAGAAGAAGCTTGTTCTTATTTTCAATCCGGTAGAGGGCGGTAACTCAACATTCCGGACTCAAACCGCCGATCAACACCGAGGAAGAAGAGAAGTAGGAAGACGAAGAAGAGAAGGCGTTGTTTATATGGgatgtagaagaagaagaagaggaaggcaaaagaaaCTAATATCCTGCGGGTTGTGAGTGGAAACCTTCATTATCAGTGGGGGGCGGGAACGCAACGTTTCATCTGGATGCAAACCGCCGTAGAAAGACGGAGGAGCGTCGGACGAGGGAGAAATAATCCTCGCGCAGAATCTCGCCAGCTCGTTTGTTTCACTACG
Proteins encoded:
- the LOC130125612 gene encoding uncharacterized protein LOC130125612 isoform X2 → MSSQEENPSAAAMRMLTSLGLELKDLALLADIPDELITEETLPRLLLQIKNNRTAKETGTFKQDTARTAETFRLDAGLPFDHHSNQRMELLLRRDSPPVKESSKLDLSPQRPVKQDLPRQRTSKWDIHPSTSTYNVSLTSEARADLSPHPNTSFYQSSTSFPSSTPKPSPTNYPSSTHYPSSTRYPSSTPYPRPTNYPSSSHHPSSTPYPKPTYYPSSTPYPSPIPNLSSAGHPSSTDHPGSTSNPHTITYPRPTPNPSSTSHASSFQSSSPHLSAIDVFSGSGPLSKTPVQLVQYPLDHCSRTQLPQHQAATAPTPVRPQKPPDPLNNLAAQLNTIMAAGLFSASMACYYGVGLNFDQRAVPSNSGKSDSDSKRDNKRKRATVSVPSESLARDFYGNAPVFYPYKCSLCFFYADSEASWCSHVSEERHTDKMLDLLKRYPDWDCRIESTQDVGEPPGAQEVGERPRRRSRRSSSSSSSWSGHSSPRRSTKEREIERERKNREADERMEECLVIAGFSQNAIQKKDLLHLLGSKADVVGLHVYDRFAILRMSTPESAKKVVDGFLKNPVVNLNVVSFEPLPSGKDWSSELTASAMQFGPVRDSLFLPTKAFIEMSNITDAKKLVEHHQTNALQLEGQTVDVYLSSEFFSLKYVSSRKQTEKSSKRKRSTHSRSRSKSKNRSEREKRATERSLTPGRKQQTEAGMLSAPLTSSVSTLDGHHPTNTSSPSSAEQARHTHQSPVKKDCDTGNQEPDFLRNLENCITLDEPDESSPDEERPDDDPEVECGLSRVLVFRNLSQSQFADEDFLKVVQDYGKVTRYILLHTTQEALVEMCSSSTAMRAAREIHNKKTSFMGEPLMPRMSKKYKRLLPGEELKLSVIPVDSEKNAKLPVTRITRNRTAVTRATPVPECEPTPKTHRDPEEDVLLSKRAKRYSSTKRTTESKGTSVPRTPGGPASQEGTANMPQKRADSSVLSASGSEMGSKVVMEETGPKPALQVDQKASGPEGKSDQTLEEHKERASERKTNESDRETGDPSASVPDTENTKTILEKSEIAVNTELTPEMEIDTEKQTMKAGPLSVQSSPDPWDLIRDSGIEAPQLQTTKGFRGRRRRAVRGQKLKVSLVPLENETNAEVPVTSNTRKRITRVRELKVEDESDPVQDSLEAKDRAELSTDKDDSPTDVPERNSSRPVKRKASVMRGTSSKTTVAQNVTQRTVLNEEVTTENPESLKELFSKSGGGKEDQEKEHTCGVFRSNMEAETAQDIGCSGPASQEGYTERPQKNRAVSSAFDSEMESKLGMGETGLEPALQRNHAASGPERKSDQTSAEHKERASGMKKNESDAEIGDDPSADTAKTKTKVEKKIEIEAEKTEPTPETEAESNEKTVGTGLFSVQNSQDPCALTKPVVWRGMEMELNCQQEDSGKLEEEETKVGEHCIKVQVEQNSYSAESDPELDDPGSPVGIEFIYPVTGYFCDLCEVICVTEDEARDKHCTSLSHRQMLKKHASEKNGSAL